A window of the Oryza brachyantha chromosome 5, ObraRS2, whole genome shotgun sequence genome harbors these coding sequences:
- the LOC102718831 gene encoding double-stranded RNA-binding protein 2-like produces the protein MYKNQLQELAQRSCFNLPSYACIREGPDHAPRFKATVNFNGETFESPTFCSTLRLAEHAAAEVALNELSRRGPSSSLAAKVLDETGIYKNLLQETAHRAGLKLPVYTTIRSGPGHTPVFTCTVELAGMTFTGNPGKTKKQAQKNAAMAAWSELKKLPRVGDPSSSSCPPDHDDDDQEQIIVARTLASLNQTNGGKTPHQKEKQQSSNRLPSRRPSYPKSNASLHRLHLQKHTYPSVPPEQAMYHMWHQVHTTQQKPHFPMVPTMGSTGFPPPPTMLHLYPAPRGQFTMPASQDGLGLLPAPVLPRYFSPYPASYVPRSQLQVNVHKVHEKRLVGAGAVELPDAAVFSQYTSPDFSGPSENVGLDIRKEECTESCPPSEEETKAHTASSSTMHSPSQKLESNQEKEIMGGVRLESKKSAEQPPSPPSKVNPVLHGTGQQHHYSSVRHSDPVHRNSPQISVPTSPSSVHEGGDPAHRSSPQISAGTSPECWSPRAQAPPRFGTRIPSPSLLYQQRPPWLAASVTIRTAVPVCSARPNVVNSSAGAAHAQPAVQIFSAPPRQEPEAHKNTRETSGAAPASSELSKLHI, from the exons ATGTACAAGAACCAGCTCCAGGAGCTTGCTCAGAGGAGCTGCTTCAATTTGCCGTCTTATGCGTGCATCCGTGAGGGACCAGATCACGCTCCGCGGTTTAAGGCCACGGTTAATTTCAATGGAGAAACATTTGAAAGCCCCACATTCTGCTCTACTTTGCGGTTGGCAGAGCATGCGGCGGCAGAAGTAGCGCTCAATGAGTTGTCGAGGAGAGGGCCATCATCATCACTTGCTGCAAAAGTTCTG GATGAAACAGGGATCTACAAGAACCTACTTCAAGAAACTGCTCATCGAGCAGGTTTAAAACTGCCCGTGTACACTACCATTCGGTCTGGGCCAGGCCATACACCAGTGTTCACATGTACAGTGGAGTTGGCGGGGATGACATTTACTGGCAATCCCGGCAAGACCAAGAAACAAGCACAAAAAAATGCTGCTATGGCTGCCTGGTCTGAATTGAAGAAAT TGCCCCGAGTAGGTGACCCATCATCCTCATCTTGTCCACCAGATCATGATGACGATGATCAGGAACAGATTATAGTGGCTCGTACTCTTGCAAGCTTGAATCAGACTAATGGAGGCAAGACACCAcaccaaaaggaaaaacaacagAGCAGCAACCGACTGCCATCTCGGAGACCCTCTTATCCAAAATCAAATGCATCACTCCACCGGTTGCATTTACAAAAGCATACATATCCAAGCGTTCCACCAGAGCAAGCAATGTACCATATGTGGCATCAGGTGCACACAACACAGCAGAAGCCACATTTTCCGATGGTACCCACCATGGGCAGTACAGGCTTTCCACCACCTCCAACTATGCTCCACCTGTACCCTGCACCTAGAGGGCAGTTCACCATGCCAGCCAGTCAAGATGGTTTAGGTCTTCTTCCTGCTCCTGTCCTTCCACGGTACTTCTCACCTTATCCAGCCTCCTATGTACCAAGAAGCCAGTTGCAAGTGAATGTCCACAAAGTTCACGAGAAAAGGTTAGTGGGTGCTGGTGCAGTTGAGCTTCCTGATGCTGCGGTCTTCTCCCAATACACTTCTCCAGATTTCTCTGGTCCATCAGAAAATGTTGGTCTGGATATCAGGAAAGAAGAATGTACTGAGAGCTGTCCTCCCTCTGAGGAAGAAACCAAAGCTCATACTGCCTCAAGCTCCACTATGCATTCACCATCACAAAAGCTAGAATcaaatcaagaaaaagaaattatggGTGGTGTGCGGTTGGAATCAAAGAAGTCCGCAGAACAgccaccatcaccaccatcaAAGGTCAATCCTGTTCTTCATGGAACTGGCCAGCAGCATCATTATAGTTCTGTTCGTCATAGTGATCCTGTCCACAGAAATAGTCCTCAAATTAGTGTGCCTACATCACCTAGTTCTGTTCATGAAGGTGGTGATCCTGCCCACAGAAGCAGTCCTCAAATAAGTGCGGGTACGTCACCTGAGTGCTGGTCTCCCCGTGCACAAGCTCCACCAAGATTTGGAACAAGAATTCCTTCACCAAGTTTGTTATACCAGCAGCGGCCTCCATGGTTAGCTGCCTCTGTTACAATCAGGACGGCTGTCCCTGTATGCTCCGCGAGACCAAATGTGGTGAACTCCAGTGCTGGAGCAGCTCATGCACAACCAGCTGTTCAGATCTTCTCAGCCCCGCCTAGACAAGAACCTGAAGCTCACAAGAACACCAGAGAAACAAGCGGTGCTGCACCAGCGAGTTCCGAGCTCAGTAAGCTCCATATTTGA
- the LOC102719384 gene encoding ATP-dependent DNA helicase Q-like SIM isoform X2, whose amino-acid sequence MDDGATEGDVSADRVIAELLDMGFEFDKISQAIGVVGPRRADVLEFVLSDSGNGRRKPSRESQGRHSVSSNAEACSSGRHSVSSNMEARSSDDGNKLANRRRRLKQLSITDHLASNTGCEKGSCGEKAITSYPYLVASNDPGVPISDDMCSALKPESQVLLANSRTESDRRDKISLVLQKHFGFSCVKGFQQEALDAWCAHKDCLVLAATGSGKSLCFQIPALLTAKVVVVISPLISLMHDQCLKLAKHGISACFLGSGQPDSRVEGKAMSGKYKIIYVCPETALRLMEPLKKLAENPGIALFAIDEVHCVSKWGHDFRPDYRKLSVLRENFSSSKLKFLEHDIPLMALTATATIPVRADIIKSLKMSEHTVIVLTSFFRPNLRFTVKHSRTSASAYGKDFRELIDTYSNSRNFMGKKQKALHEINPDSESSSYESPDDTMSDDEDTYVDSTSHVDNNFDKTKVGMPLRNENAENELDVYPGVDDFDVTCGEFLECTQPENFASSSQSNKTSSSSSEIVDQGPTIVYVPTRKQTVELANYLCKTGLRAAAYNAKMPKSHLRQVHEQFHCNALEVVVATIAFGMGIDKSNVRRIIHYGFPQSLEAYYQEAGRAGRDGKLADCTLYCNLMRAPTLLPNKRSGEQTKAAYRMLRDCFHYALNTSVCRARILVKYFGEEFGPDRCHMCDICINGPPQMHDFKEEAVVFMNVLQAQSGQPAEDMGCSSIPRCISGRRRFGEVPNFRVVVSYIREKFPRFATTDRIWWEGLARILEAKGYIHDAAETPRVLIQCPELTEAGLNFLSSQSEEEGLYAYPDAAILLAMNDPKPISTSSEWGRGWADPEIRRQRLAGKKMGRRKRKRHSRNQSTGFTTAKQRLAEILSKRRR is encoded by the exons AtggacgacggcgcaaccgaAGGTGATGTGTCCGCCGACCGTGTCATTGCTGAGTTGCTCGACATGGGGTTCGAGTTCGACAAGATCAGCCAAGCAATCGGTGTGGtcggccctcgccgcgccgatGTGCTGGAGTTTGTGTTGAGTGATTCAGGCAACGGGAGAAGGAAGCCGAGTAGGGAATCACAAGGCCGGCATTCTGTCTCATCTAATGCGGAAGCGTGCTCGAGTGGCCGACATTCTGTCTCATCTAATATGGAAGCGCGCTCGAGTGATGATGGGAATAAATTGGCTAATCGCAGGAGAAGATTAAAGCAGTTGAGCATTACTGATCATCTTGCCTCGAATACTGGCTGTGAGAAGGGATCTTGTGGTGAGAAAGCTATTACATCGTATCCCTATTTAGTGGCTTCCAATGATCCTGGAGTGCCAATCAGTGATGATATGTGTTCTGCATTAAAGCCTGAATCTCAGGTTTTGCTTGCTAATTCAAGAACTGAGTCTGACCGCAGAGACAAAATTAGTCTTGTTCTGCAGAAGCACTTTGGATTTTCCTGTGTGAAAGGATTCCAACAGGAAGCTTTGGATGCTTGGTGTGCTCACAAGGATTGTCTTGTTCTAGCAGCAACAGGCtcag GAAAATCCCTTTGTTTTCAGATCCCGGCTCTTCTAACTGCAAAGGTTGTGGTGGTGATTTCACCCTTGATTAGTCTAATGCACGATCAGTGTCTGAAACTTGCAAAGCATGGGATATCGGCATGCTTCCTTGGTTCAGGGCAACCTGATAGCCGTGTTGAGGGCAAAGCAATGTCTGGCAAGTACAAGATTATTTATGTTTGCCCTGAGACAGCATTAAG ACTTATGGAACCATTGAAGAAACTTGCAGAAAATCCAGGGATTGCACTTTTTGCCATTGATGAGGTTCACTGTGTTTCTAAATGGGGCCATGATTTTCGACCTGACTACAG GAAATTGTCTGTTCTCCGAGAAAATTTCAGTTCCAGCAAATTGAAGTTCTTAGAGCATGATATTCCTTTGATGGCATTGACTGCTACTGCTACCATTCCTGTAAGAGCAGACATTATCAAGTCGTTGAAAATGTCTGAGCATACTGTGATTGTCTTGACATCTTTTTTCCGGCCTAATCTCCGATTCACT GTAAAGCACAGTAGAACCTCAGCCTCCGCGTATGGAAAGGACTTCCGAGAACTTATAGATACATATAGCAATTCAAGGAATTTTATGGGGAAGAAACAGAAAGCTCTTCATGAAATCAACCCTGATTCTGAGAGTAGTTCATATGAGTCTCCAGATGATACTATGTCAGATGACGAAGATACATATGTTGACTCCACGAGCCATGTAGAtaataattttgataaaacTAAAGTTGGCATGCCCTTGAGAAATGAGAATGCTGAAAATGAGTTGGATGTATATCCAGGAGTAGATGATTTTGATG TTACATGTGGAGAGTTCCTCGAGTGCACACAGCCTGAGAACTTTGCATCTTCTTCTCAATCCAACAAAACTAGTTCCAGTTCCTCAGAAATTGTTGATCAAGGCCCTACAATTGTTTATGTACCCACAAGGAAGCAGACTGTGGAGCTAGCGAACTATTTGTGCAAAACCGGTCTCAGAGCTGCTGCATATAATGCAAAG ATGCCTAAATCACATTTGAGGCAGGTGCATGAACAGTTCCATTGCAATGCCTTGGAG GTTGTGGTAGCTACCATAGCATTTGGCATGGGAATTGACAAATCAAATGTCAGGAGAATTATTCACTATGGTTTCCCGCAG AGTTTGGAAGCATATTATCAAGAAGCTGGTCGTGCTGGTAGAGATGGGAAGTTGGCAGATTGCA CTCTGTATTGTAACCTTATGAGAGCACCAACACTCCTTCCTAATAAAAGAAGTGGGGAACAGACAAAAGCAGCATACAGAATGCTACGTGATTGCTTTCA CTATGCTTTGAACACTTCAGTATGTAGAGCCAGAATATTAGTAAAGTACTTCGGGGAGGAATTTGGTCCTGATCGATGTCACAT GTGTGACATCTGTATTAATGGCCCTCCTCAAATGCATGATTTCAAGGAAGAAGCAGTTGTGTTTATGAATGTTCTCCAAGCTCAAAGT GGACAACCAGCCGAAGATATGGGCTGCAGCAGTATACCCCGTTGTATATCTGGAAGGCGAAGGTTTGGGGAGGTTCCTAATTTCAGGGTGGTGGTCAGTTATATAAGGGAGAAG ttcCCTAGATTTGCCACAACCGACAGAATATGGTGGGAAGGCCTTGCTCGTATATTAGAAGCCAAGGGATACATACATGACGCTGCTGAAACT CCTCGTGTTTTAATCCAGTGCCCTGAGCTGACAGAGGCCGGACTGAACTTTTTGAGTTCGCAATCAGAAGAGGAAGGTTTATATGCATACCCTGATGCAGCTATTCTATTGGCAATGAATGACCCAAAACCTATCTCTACATCCTCCGAGTGGGGCAGGGGTTGGGCAGATCCTGAGATACGCCGCCAGCGTTTAGCAGGCAAGAAAATGGGGAGAAGAAAACGAAAGAGGCATTCTCGGAACCAGTCTACAGGTTTCACAACTGCAAAACAGAGATTAGCTGAAATACTCTCAAAACGCAGAAGATAA
- the LOC102715760 gene encoding heavy metal-associated isoprenylated plant protein 35, with the protein MLCSHVPPQGQTFPLCSAPSLSLVTSFTLPPALHTCTSTRVLDTLISHYILSSPHFFHFISLRLSLSLSLSLSLSISISLCLSPAMAVAEEGPEPLKYQTLALKVSIHCEGCKKKVKKVLHSIEGVYKTDIDVQHQKVVVIGNVSVDTLVKKLVKTGKHAEPWPEPAPPSAAAANSPGGGGGGGGKKKKKNKNKNKNPPNGQPAEPAPPAATAEAGGGGGIPPESHDHGGSCDEASDDEGNKQEGGGGGGGGSPSKMGAGDGQAGSAGGAVAPFAMTPHGKQPIAPPANGNGGGGGKKKGKKGGGGSGNGNGNANATGDGGAGAAVEVSPHDAPTKPAPGSSNGVVDAAAVYPPAITPMGYPGSYYAAAGGGHVPPPYVMSYSTAHPLRSSAYYHPMVGAAYGGGGYLYSTAAPSPASSYYMFSEENANACSVM; encoded by the exons ATGCTATGTAGTCATGTCCCTCCTCAGGGCCAAACATTTCCACTTTGTTctgccccctctctctcattgGTGACCTCTTTCACTCTCCCTCCAGCCCTCCACACTTGCACCAGCACTAGAGTACTAGACACTCTCATCTCACACtatattctctcttctcctcaCTTCTtccatttcatctctctcagactttccctttctctctctctctctctctctctctctatctctatctctctgTGTCTGTCTCCAGCCATGGCAGTAGCTGAAGAAGGTCCAGAGCCACTCAAGTATCAG ACTTTGGCTCTGAAGGTTAGCATCCACTGTGAGGGCTGCAAGAAGAAGGTCAAGAAGGTGCTACATAGCATAGAAG GTGTGTACAAGACGGACATAGACGTTCAGCACCAGAAGGTGGTGGTCATCGGCAATGTCTCCGTCGACACGCTCGTCAAGAAGCTCGTCAAGACAGGTAAGCACGCCGAGCCATGGCCGGAGCCCGCTCctccgtcggcggcggcagccaaCTCtcccggcggtggaggaggcggcggcgggaagaagaagaaaaagaataagaacaagaacaagaatcCTCCGAACGGTCAGCCCGccgagccggcgccgcctgctgcgacggcggaggccggcggcggtggcggcatcCCTCCGGAGAGTCACGACCACGGTGGCTCGTGCGATGAGGCGTCCGACGACGAGGGCAACAAgcaggagggcggcggcggcggcggcggtggatcgCCGAGCAAGATGGGGGCCGGAGATGGGCAAGCCGGCAGCGCCGGTGGTGCGGTGGCGCCGTTTGCCATGACGCCGCACGGTAAGCAGCCCATCGCACCTCCCGCCAatggcaatggcggcggcggcggcaagaagaaaggaaagaaaggcggaggcggcagcggcaacgGCAACGGCAATGCCAATGCCaccggagacggcggcgccggcgcagcaGTGGAGGTAAGCCCGCACGACGCGCCGACGAAACCAGCACCCGGCAGCAGCAACGGCGTCgtagacgccgccgccgtctacCCGCCGGCGATAACGCCGATGGGCTACCCGGGGTCGtactacgccgccgccggcggcgggcacgtgccgccgccgtacgTCATGAGCTACAGCACGGCGCACCCGCTCCGGAGCAGCGCCTACTACCACCCGATGGTCGGCGCGgcgtacggcggcggcggctacctctactcgacggcggcgccgtcgccggcgtcgtcgtacTACATGTTCAGCGAGGAGAACGCCAACGCATGCAGCGTCATGTGA
- the LOC102719109 gene encoding transport inhibitor response 1-like protein Os05g0150500: MGRGGSRAAAAAAAPPWHSLPDEVWEHAFSFLPTAADRGAAAGCCSSWLRAERRSRRRLAVANCYAAAPRDAVERFPAVRAAEVKGKPHFADFGLVPPAWGAAAAPWIAAAADGWPLLEELSFKRMVVTDECLEMIAASFRNFQVLRLVSCDGFSTAGLAAIAAGCRHLRELDLQENEIEDCSIHWLSLFPESFTSLVTLNFSCLEGDVNIAVLERLVTRCRNLKTLKLNNAIPLDKLASLLRKAPQLVELGTGKFSADYHPDLFAKLEAAFGCCKSLRRLSGAWDAVPDYLPAFYCVCEGLTSLNLSYATVRGPELIKFISRCKNLQLLWVMDLIEDHGLAIVASSCNKLQELRVFPSDPFGAGFLTERGLVDVSASCPMLESVLYFCRRMTNEALITIAKNRPNFTCFRLCILEPHTPDYITREPLDAGFSAIVESCRGLRRLSISGLLTDLVFKSIGAHADRLEMLSIAFAGNSDLGLHYILSGCKSLKKLEIRDCPFGDKPLLANAAKLETMRSLWMSSCLLTLGACRQLARKMPRLSVEIMNDPGRVCPLDSLPDESPVEKLYVYRTIAGPRSDTPACVQIV, encoded by the exons atggggcgcggcggctcgcgcgccgccgccgccgccgcggcgccgccgtggcacTCGCTCCCGGACGAGGTCTGGGAGCAcgccttctccttcctccccaccgccgccgacagGGGCGCCGCGGCCGGGTGCTGCAGCTCCTGGCTCCGCGCTGAGCGccggtcgcgccgccgcctcgccgtcgccaactgctacgccgccgcgccgcgggaCGCCGTCGAGCGGTTCCCGGCCGTCCGTGCCGCGGAGGTCAAGGGCAAGCCCCACTTCGCCGACTTCGGGCTCGTGCCCCCGGCctggggcgccgccgcggcgccgtggatcgccgccgccgccgacgggtgGCCGCTGCTCGAGGAGCTCAGCTTCAAGCGCATGGTCGTCACCGACGAGTGCCTCGAGATGATCGCCGCCTCCTTTAGGAACTTCCAGGTGCTGCGCCTCGTCTCCTGCGACGGCTTCAGCACCGCCGGCCTCGCTGCCATTGCCGCCGGTTGCAG ACACCTAAGAGAACTTGACCTGCAAGAGAACGAGATTGAGGACTGTTCTATTCATTGGCTCAGCCTCTTCCCGGAATCCTTCACTTCTCTAgtaactctaaatttttcaTGCTTAGAGGGGGATGTCAATATCGCTGTACTTGAGCGATTAGTAACTAGATGTCGCAACCTGAAGACTCTCAAGCTCAACAATGCTATACCTCTTGACAAGCTTGCTAGCCTTCTCCGTAAGGCTCCCCAGCTAGTTGAACTTGGAACTGGCAAATTCTCTGCTGACTACCATCCAGACCTGTTTGCAAAGCTGGAAGCGGCATTTGGATGCTGTAAAAGCTTGAGAAGGCTTTCTGGGGCTTGGGATGCTGTTCCAGATTATCTACCAGCATTCTATTGTGTATGTGAGGGCCTCACATCACTTAATCTGAGTTATGCTACTGTACGAGGTCCTGAGCTCATCAAATTCATTAGCAGATGCAAAAACTTGCAACTATTATGG GTGATGGACCTCATTGAGGATCATGGTTTAGCTATCGTGGCATCATCTTGCAATAAACTTCAAGAGCTGCGGGTCTTCCCTTCTGACCCTTTTGGTGCAGGATTCTTGACTGAAAGAGGCCTTGTTGATGTTTCTGCAAGTTGTCCAATGTTGGAGTCAGTGCTCTACTTCTGCAGGCGGATGACAAATGAGGCACTTATTACCATCGCAAAGAACCGTCCCAACTTCACTTGCTTCCGCCTATGCATCCTTGAGCCCCACACTCCAGACTACATCACACGGGAGCCTCTTGATGCAGGTTTCAGTGCCATTGTGGAATCGTGCAGGGGCCTCAGGCGTCTCTCTATCTCAGGCCTTCTCACAGATCTTGTGTTTAAATCCATTGGGGCACATGCCGATCGTCTTGAGATGCTTTCAATCGCCTTCGCTGGGAACAGCGACTTGGGCCTGCACTACATCCTCTCAGGCTGCAAGAGCCTGAAGAAACTGGAGATCAGGGACTGCCCGTTTGGTGATAAGCCCTTGCTGGCAAATGCAGCGAAGCTGGAGACAATGCGATCCCTTTGGATGTCGTCGTGCTTGTTGACCCTGGGCGCATGCCGACAGCTTGCACGCAAGATGCCCCGCCTTAGCGTCGAGATCATGAATGATCCTGGACGAGTGTGCCCCTTGGACTCGCTTCCAGATGAAAGCCCTGTCGAGAAATTGTACGTCTACCGGACGATCGCAGGTCCAAGGTCTGATACACCAGCATGCGTCCAGATTGTGTAG
- the LOC102719384 gene encoding ATP-dependent DNA helicase Q-like SIM isoform X1 has translation MDDGATEGDVSADRVIAELLDMGFEFDKISQAIGVVGPRRADVLEFVLSDSGNGRRKPSRESQGRHSVSSNAEACSSGRHSVSSNMEARSSDDGNKLANRRRRLKQLSITDHLASNTGCEKGSCGEKAITSYPYLVASNDPGVPISDDMCSALKPESQVLLANSRTESDRRDKISLVLQKHFGFSCVKGFQQEALDAWCAHKDCLVLAATGSGKSLCFQIPALLTAKVVVVISPLISLMHDQCLKLAKHGISACFLGSGQPDSRVEGKAMSGKYKIIYVCPETALRLMEPLKKLAENPGIALFAIDEVHCVSKWGHDFRPDYRKLSVLRENFSSSKLKFLEHDIPLMALTATATIPVRADIIKSLKMSEHTVIVLTSFFRPNLRFTVKHSRTSASAYGKDFRELIDTYSNSRNFMGKKQKALHEINPDSESSSYESPDDTMSDDEDTYVDSTSHVDNNFDKTKVGMPLRNENAENELDVYPGVDDFDVTCGEFLECTQPENFASSSQSNKTSSSSSEIVDQGPTIVYVPTRKQTVELANYLCKTGLRAAAYNAKMPKSHLRQVHEQFHCNALEVVVATIAFGMGIDKSNVRRIIHYGFPQSLEAYYQEAGRAGRDGKLADCTLYCNLMRAPTLLPNKRSGEQTKAAYRMLRDCFHYALNTSVCRARILVKYFGEEFGPDRCHMCDICINGPPQMHDFKEEAVVFMNVLQAQSIQGQPAEDMGCSSIPRCISGRRRFGEVPNFRVVVSYIREKFPRFATTDRIWWEGLARILEAKGYIHDAAETPRVLIQCPELTEAGLNFLSSQSEEEGLYAYPDAAILLAMNDPKPISTSSEWGRGWADPEIRRQRLAGKKMGRRKRKRHSRNQSTGFTTAKQRLAEILSKRRR, from the exons AtggacgacggcgcaaccgaAGGTGATGTGTCCGCCGACCGTGTCATTGCTGAGTTGCTCGACATGGGGTTCGAGTTCGACAAGATCAGCCAAGCAATCGGTGTGGtcggccctcgccgcgccgatGTGCTGGAGTTTGTGTTGAGTGATTCAGGCAACGGGAGAAGGAAGCCGAGTAGGGAATCACAAGGCCGGCATTCTGTCTCATCTAATGCGGAAGCGTGCTCGAGTGGCCGACATTCTGTCTCATCTAATATGGAAGCGCGCTCGAGTGATGATGGGAATAAATTGGCTAATCGCAGGAGAAGATTAAAGCAGTTGAGCATTACTGATCATCTTGCCTCGAATACTGGCTGTGAGAAGGGATCTTGTGGTGAGAAAGCTATTACATCGTATCCCTATTTAGTGGCTTCCAATGATCCTGGAGTGCCAATCAGTGATGATATGTGTTCTGCATTAAAGCCTGAATCTCAGGTTTTGCTTGCTAATTCAAGAACTGAGTCTGACCGCAGAGACAAAATTAGTCTTGTTCTGCAGAAGCACTTTGGATTTTCCTGTGTGAAAGGATTCCAACAGGAAGCTTTGGATGCTTGGTGTGCTCACAAGGATTGTCTTGTTCTAGCAGCAACAGGCtcag GAAAATCCCTTTGTTTTCAGATCCCGGCTCTTCTAACTGCAAAGGTTGTGGTGGTGATTTCACCCTTGATTAGTCTAATGCACGATCAGTGTCTGAAACTTGCAAAGCATGGGATATCGGCATGCTTCCTTGGTTCAGGGCAACCTGATAGCCGTGTTGAGGGCAAAGCAATGTCTGGCAAGTACAAGATTATTTATGTTTGCCCTGAGACAGCATTAAG ACTTATGGAACCATTGAAGAAACTTGCAGAAAATCCAGGGATTGCACTTTTTGCCATTGATGAGGTTCACTGTGTTTCTAAATGGGGCCATGATTTTCGACCTGACTACAG GAAATTGTCTGTTCTCCGAGAAAATTTCAGTTCCAGCAAATTGAAGTTCTTAGAGCATGATATTCCTTTGATGGCATTGACTGCTACTGCTACCATTCCTGTAAGAGCAGACATTATCAAGTCGTTGAAAATGTCTGAGCATACTGTGATTGTCTTGACATCTTTTTTCCGGCCTAATCTCCGATTCACT GTAAAGCACAGTAGAACCTCAGCCTCCGCGTATGGAAAGGACTTCCGAGAACTTATAGATACATATAGCAATTCAAGGAATTTTATGGGGAAGAAACAGAAAGCTCTTCATGAAATCAACCCTGATTCTGAGAGTAGTTCATATGAGTCTCCAGATGATACTATGTCAGATGACGAAGATACATATGTTGACTCCACGAGCCATGTAGAtaataattttgataaaacTAAAGTTGGCATGCCCTTGAGAAATGAGAATGCTGAAAATGAGTTGGATGTATATCCAGGAGTAGATGATTTTGATG TTACATGTGGAGAGTTCCTCGAGTGCACACAGCCTGAGAACTTTGCATCTTCTTCTCAATCCAACAAAACTAGTTCCAGTTCCTCAGAAATTGTTGATCAAGGCCCTACAATTGTTTATGTACCCACAAGGAAGCAGACTGTGGAGCTAGCGAACTATTTGTGCAAAACCGGTCTCAGAGCTGCTGCATATAATGCAAAG ATGCCTAAATCACATTTGAGGCAGGTGCATGAACAGTTCCATTGCAATGCCTTGGAG GTTGTGGTAGCTACCATAGCATTTGGCATGGGAATTGACAAATCAAATGTCAGGAGAATTATTCACTATGGTTTCCCGCAG AGTTTGGAAGCATATTATCAAGAAGCTGGTCGTGCTGGTAGAGATGGGAAGTTGGCAGATTGCA CTCTGTATTGTAACCTTATGAGAGCACCAACACTCCTTCCTAATAAAAGAAGTGGGGAACAGACAAAAGCAGCATACAGAATGCTACGTGATTGCTTTCA CTATGCTTTGAACACTTCAGTATGTAGAGCCAGAATATTAGTAAAGTACTTCGGGGAGGAATTTGGTCCTGATCGATGTCACAT GTGTGACATCTGTATTAATGGCCCTCCTCAAATGCATGATTTCAAGGAAGAAGCAGTTGTGTTTATGAATGTTCTCCAAGCTCAAAGT ATCCAGGGACAACCAGCCGAAGATATGGGCTGCAGCAGTATACCCCGTTGTATATCTGGAAGGCGAAGGTTTGGGGAGGTTCCTAATTTCAGGGTGGTGGTCAGTTATATAAGGGAGAAG ttcCCTAGATTTGCCACAACCGACAGAATATGGTGGGAAGGCCTTGCTCGTATATTAGAAGCCAAGGGATACATACATGACGCTGCTGAAACT CCTCGTGTTTTAATCCAGTGCCCTGAGCTGACAGAGGCCGGACTGAACTTTTTGAGTTCGCAATCAGAAGAGGAAGGTTTATATGCATACCCTGATGCAGCTATTCTATTGGCAATGAATGACCCAAAACCTATCTCTACATCCTCCGAGTGGGGCAGGGGTTGGGCAGATCCTGAGATACGCCGCCAGCGTTTAGCAGGCAAGAAAATGGGGAGAAGAAAACGAAAGAGGCATTCTCGGAACCAGTCTACAGGTTTCACAACTGCAAAACAGAGATTAGCTGAAATACTCTCAAAACGCAGAAGATAA